The proteins below are encoded in one region of Glandiceps talaboti chromosome 17, keGlaTala1.1, whole genome shotgun sequence:
- the LOC144448230 gene encoding protein C-ets-1-like isoform X1, with protein MVIWNSDEVTDSYPARVQTSDTNSKMQYAQSADVVPGSRDMTGRLRYNDRPHTFQALRVPIASMFPQDPRDWARDDVISWLLWATDYYKLGQVDVEKFHMNGRGLIYLNKEGFERRAPSAGEKLFDDFRRRFARAIIAEKNAHYKI; from the exons ATGG TTATCTGGAATTCTGACGAAGTTACTGATAGCTATCCTGCACGTGTACAGACTTCGGATACCAACAGCAAAATGCAGTACGCTCAAAGCGCCGACGTCGTGCCGGGTAGCAGGGACATGACTGGAAGACTCCGATACAACGACCGTCCTCACACCTTTCAGGCTCTTAGGGTTCCGATTGCTTCTATGTTTCCACAAG ATCCACGTGACTGGGCCAGGGATGACGTCATATCGTGGTTGCTATGGGCAACAGATTACTACAAATTGGGTCAAGTTGATGTGGAAAAGTTTCACATGAACGGCAGGGGATTGATCTACCTCAATAAAGAAGGATTCGAAAGGAGAGCGCCATCTGCCGGCGAAAAATTATTTGACGATTTTCGAAGGAGATTTGCACGTGCAATTATAGCAGAGAAAAACGCCCACTAcaaaatttga
- the LOC144448230 gene encoding protein C-ets-1-like isoform X2, with protein MQYAQSADVVPGSRDMTGRLRYNDRPHTFQALRVPIASMFPQDPRDWARDDVISWLLWATDYYKLGQVDVEKFHMNGRGLIYLNKEGFERRAPSAGEKLFDDFRRRFARAIIAEKNAHYKI; from the exons ATGCAGTACGCTCAAAGCGCCGACGTCGTGCCGGGTAGCAGGGACATGACTGGAAGACTCCGATACAACGACCGTCCTCACACCTTTCAGGCTCTTAGGGTTCCGATTGCTTCTATGTTTCCACAAG ATCCACGTGACTGGGCCAGGGATGACGTCATATCGTGGTTGCTATGGGCAACAGATTACTACAAATTGGGTCAAGTTGATGTGGAAAAGTTTCACATGAACGGCAGGGGATTGATCTACCTCAATAAAGAAGGATTCGAAAGGAGAGCGCCATCTGCCGGCGAAAAATTATTTGACGATTTTCGAAGGAGATTTGCACGTGCAATTATAGCAGAGAAAAACGCCCACTAcaaaatttga